In Leptospira levettii, the genomic window CAACTAGGGGGAGTTTACATCAAAATAGGTCAGTTTGTCAGTAACCTGTTTCATATCCTACCTGAAGAATTCCTTTGGGAATTACAAGACCTACAAGATAAAATTCCTCCAAGAGACTTCTTTGAAATCAATACACGTTGGCAATTAGATTTTGGAAAACCCATGTCTGAACTTTTTGAAACATTAGACAAAGTATCCTATGCAAGTGCTTCGACAGCGCAGGTCCATATCGGCACTTACCAAAACAAAAAAGTAGCCATTAAAACTTTATACCCAGGGATAGAAGAGACAGCCAAATCTGATCTAAAAACTATTTCTAAAGTAGTTTGGATCATTGATCGTTTTGTCATTCAAATCTCAGGCAAAGAGGTAATCGAACAACTACAATCCATGATCCATGCTGAATTGGATCTTAGAACAGAATTAAAGAATTTGAAAATCCTCAAACAAATGTTTGCTTTAGAAAAAGATTTTTACATTCCAAATCCCATTGAGGAACTTTGTGGTCGGCATACCTTAGTCACTGAATTTGTAGAAGGAAAAAAGATTACTGAATTAGAAGGGGAACCCCTTTATTCCAAACGAAATCCAAATTTGGAAAAATTAATCAAAGCATATATCTTAATGGTATTTGATTATCGTTTTTTCCACGCTGATCCTCATCCAGGAAACCTGATTTTTATGGAAACAGGAGAATTATGTTTAATCGATTTTGGTGCCGTTCAGTCAATCTCTGAAGAAGAAACACAAATCCTTGAGCGAATCTTAGTGGGTGCCATGCGAAAGGATTACCATCTGGTTTCAGAATCCATGTATGAATTAGGTGCCGTAACAGAATCCTTATCGAAAGAAGAACTAACTAAGATTGTAAAATACTCATTGGAAAAACTAAATCGAATTTTAGCAGACACAAACCATTTTAGAAACTTAAGTTTAGATACATTACGTCCAGGAGATGATCTGCGTTTTTTAAAAGAAATCCAGGTTAGTTTAAAACAATTGTTAGCTAGTTTGAAACTCCCACCAAATTTCCTAAGTTTACATAGAGTTTTAGCATTGCTCCTTGGAAATTTTTCCTATTTAGATCCAACTCGATCCATGATAGAATATGCTGAGAAACCCTTTTCACAAATTGTACTCAAAGGAAGTAGTTTTAAGAAACTTTGGCGAGACGAAGGGGAAGAATTTCTAACGAGTTTGTTTTCTTTACCCAAAGAACTAAACGATTTTTTATATAAGTGGAATCGAGGTGAATTTCAGCCTAAACAAGATCATAAATGGGCAGAACTAAAACTTAGAGAAATTCTCACTTTTGGAATTTTAGGCACACTATTTTTCTATTTTGGAATGCATTATGCTGAAAAATTATGGAAAGAACCAAGCATAATATTTTATATACTATCAGGACTTAGTTTCTGGTCACTTGCAAAATCCAGTCTAAGTTTCTGGAAACTAAAATAAACGTAAAAAAGAACGATCCCCCGTATGAAATTACCTAACACACCA contains:
- a CDS encoding ABC1 kinase family protein, translating into MKPNKNRSVSVYSFVLKTYLQYLYLTKWIKRISSKENYERKRILFLKKKGIETKNLFFQLGGVYIKIGQFVSNLFHILPEEFLWELQDLQDKIPPRDFFEINTRWQLDFGKPMSELFETLDKVSYASASTAQVHIGTYQNKKVAIKTLYPGIEETAKSDLKTISKVVWIIDRFVIQISGKEVIEQLQSMIHAELDLRTELKNLKILKQMFALEKDFYIPNPIEELCGRHTLVTEFVEGKKITELEGEPLYSKRNPNLEKLIKAYILMVFDYRFFHADPHPGNLIFMETGELCLIDFGAVQSISEEETQILERILVGAMRKDYHLVSESMYELGAVTESLSKEELTKIVKYSLEKLNRILADTNHFRNLSLDTLRPGDDLRFLKEIQVSLKQLLASLKLPPNFLSLHRVLALLLGNFSYLDPTRSMIEYAEKPFSQIVLKGSSFKKLWRDEGEEFLTSLFSLPKELNDFLYKWNRGEFQPKQDHKWAELKLREILTFGILGTLFFYFGMHYAEKLWKEPSIIFYILSGLSFWSLAKSSLSFWKLK